aataataacaacaaaactcaacagatttctttccttctgctgggTTCAAATTTGGAGAGCTGTGTCAAGATGAACGAGGTGGTACAATTACAGACCCCCAGGGTGGATTTTCTCCATCTGATAAATGGCGTTGCAGGTTGATCCTTCAGTTAAGAGCCAATTATTCTAGAAGCTAAAGAGATTTGCCTGCAGAGCAATGAAGACTGATGGTTTAGCTGAGTGTATGACAACACTGCTAGGCTCGCTCTAAAATACTCAGCATTATATTGTAACGGGGCTATGGAAATTtaacagctggaaaagaaatcaataaaGAAACATTCACCGGCATTAAATACAAAGTGACACTAAGTCTCCCCCTCCTCAGATCTCTAAAAATAAGCTCTGCTGGGAATTCACAGCTCATACGCaattccaaaacagaaaaagggtatttaaaaaaatatatgtcaAAGCTTGTTTTGTAttgcaaagcagctgctgatggtTTAGGTATGGGCTTCGCTTTGGAACTCACACACTTCCTACAACGCAAATACATTTCGTGCAACgtctttcccctctccttttgTCAAATAACAAAGCACTATGGATGGTGCCTGCCAGAAGCACCAAAACAAGCTGcttgttattattatttccaaagAACTagcagcctgcagaaaagagaaatataacTTGTTTTTCAGGAAAACCATCTAAAGCCATCTCTTCCAAGGAAAACATGCTTTcaggcaggagcagagaggggaGCAAAGGCAGACGTGGGATGGGAGAAGGCTACTGAACCAAATTGCTGACTTATTTCTCTCATCAGAAAGAAgattctttacagaaaaaaaaaatacgtcCCACTGCTCATTACTATCTGGGTATCACAAGCTTTATGCCTGGCACTTCGCCCTGCCTGCAGAAAGCCACTGGGTACAGCTGTACTGCAGCTATGTTTGAGTAAACTCAATGTGAACATCCTCTTTATTCATCTGCGGTGCTTCTAGTCCAGTCAGGCTGtcttggtttcagctgggacacagttaattttcttcatagtggcTGATGTGATGGTGTGCTTTGGCTTtgggaggaaaacaaagctgatAACTCAGCGATGTTTCAGCTTTGGCTGAGCGGTGCTGCAGAGCCAAGAACGTTTCAGCTCTTCGTGTTGCCCTGCTGTGAAGGGCTGGGGGAGCATAAagagctgggaagggacagaCCAAGGACAGCTGACCTTAACTGGCCAAAGTGACATTTCATACCTTATGGTGTCAAGTGGAACTAAAAACTGGagaggctgtgcagtgctgagctgcctgatGGGTTGAAGGCCTTTAGCTTCTTCAAAAGTGAGGCTGGGGTGCAGGAAGGCACACAGCTCAACACCCATTGCATTGCTCCAATTTTATCTCTGATAGAGGATATCTCAGATAGAGCTGCACTGATGACACTGTGATCTCAAATCATACCACGCTGACCTTCCAAATGTTCTGTCAAAAACCATCATCTTGTCCTAAAATCACCCCCACTGCATTTCATAGagtccttagagttggaagggacctttaaaggttatttATGCAAGAAATCTGAACCTCAACACAGATGGAAATACCCTTAAAACTTCCCAAGGGTGAAGTAGAAAAAGATAATTCACTCCCCAAAAGCTGCCTGCCACCTATTAATGAGTGTATCTCTAATTAACAGCCCTGCAGCTACAACTGGTACCTTTAGTTGTCATATTCTTACAGTATAACTTTGCCACATCGGAATGACAGAAATTATCACCGTCACTACGGTCCTTGCATCCCTCTGTGGAACTCCTCTCCCATCCTATTGGCCCTTCAGCATGCAGAAAACCCCATGATTACCTTAATTACTTCACATGAACAACCATTTCCTAAGTGCAGGATGACTCCCACAGTCTGGGAATGAATGAAAGGGAGTACAGCCCCAATGAGCTGGAAACAGAACATCTCAAGGAAGACTTCTGATAGGAATGGTTATATCTTTTGATAGcaattcttctttctgttttcgGATGCAGTCTTTTGTTTCACAGGAAGAgatcaggaaaacaagaagtgaTGCTCCATCCCCAAGGTCATTTCACAAACCATCTCTAGGCAGGAGCCACCTGGCCCCGCCCCCTGCTGTAGCCACGCCCACACGCATCTCATTAACGATAACCCCGCCCTCCTTCTTCAAGCCCCGCCCCCTTCCTGTTGTCGACCTTCGTCTCACTCCCTCGGTCACGCCCCCTTTAGGCCACGCCCCATCTCCAGGCCCCGCCCCCGCGCCCCCTCCGCCTCACTCACGCGGGCGGTTCTTGCGGACCGAGTCTCGCCGAAGGCCGCAGGCTGCGCCGCCCCCCTCGCACGGCTCCAGTCCCGCCGCCGCGCGTCCAGCGCCAGTCCCGCCNNNNNNNNNNNNNNNNNNNNNNNNNNNNNNNNNNNNNNNNNNNNNNNNNNNNNNNNNNNNNNNNNNNNNNNNNNNNNNNNNNNNNNNNNNNNNNNNNNNNaaaaaaaaaaagcaaaggaggaGAGAAGTGGTTTGCATGTGATTTGacttgaaatgtaaataaaggCAGGTTTTGGATGCGGGGTGTGTTTGAAGGGGGGGATCGTGGCTATGGGGAAAGGATCCCATCCCCAATACCTCGTTCTGTGCTGTGTCTGCATGGCCTGcatctcccagcacagcttcaggATCTCATCTAGGAAAGGGCACATCTGAATGTATCATTTCAGACCCAAAGGAGAGGCACAGCAAAGGAGAGAACCAAGCAAGGAGTTTACGAATGGTGCGCACTCAGTTTTTCCTGTTGTAAATATTATCCATTATCAGCATCTCTGTTGTTCTGATCGTTTATTGAGGAAGCAGTGTGCTACTTCCAAATCCATGTCCTGAGAGCAGAGCATCCTCAGAGGTTGCAAACTGCACAGCCTATtcaggctgtgtgcagggaggaaacagaagaaagaacaagTGCTGTATATGGGAAATGCAGCTTTGCCTCCCAAAGTAGTTTATAAGCACCGAATGAAGCATTGCAGAAAAAATCCCAAATATATGACTGAAAGAAACAGTAAACTCTTTGGTATCGTTatgtgcagccctgctgataGCATGACTATGTCCAGCAGAGCACTGTGTGGTCTGGAGGGGACAAGAATGGTCCTTATGGTGTTACTGTGCTACAGTTCTCACCCCTCCACAGACAATTTGTAGAGAATGAGAATCTTTCATCTGCAGAACATGGAACCTTGCAGCCGACACCTATAATATGGGAACCAGACAGACATACAGCACTCAGAGACGTTGATGAAAGTGCTTTAAAGCTTCATGTGGGCACTGTGACTTCATTGCTCCAACGTATGGAATCTGGATGGATCAGGCTGAGTCCAGGAGCTCCAGCAGAGCACCAACTGCACCAAAGTAACCCTGAGGAGCAAACAGATCTGTTAGCAGCTCAAAGGTGGGCACGCGAGTGACACAGGGAAAGAATAACAGGAACTGATAGGTTTGACAAGAGAAATGTGAAGTGGAATTTCACCTCATGTTCCAAGAACAGTGCTTTCAGCTGTCCCTTCGACCAGTAGTCCAAAGCATAGGCCAGAAGCCTCATGGAGATGGTGTTGATCCGGAGGAAATTGCCGACAAAGACAACTCGGTTGATGTTCTGCAAGTGTGAAGAAAAAGATGGGAAAGTTAAAGCTGGATTCCACTGTTCTGCTTGCAACAATGGAAACACCACCTGagggtgagaagaaaaggaattacACTTTGTAGTGCTCTCTAAAAGGCCATCTGTAGCCGTTCAAGTATGTTTTCCACTGAGATGTTCTGTGGGCACTGCTGATATGGTGCTTACATAGTTTTACAAGTAAATAGCAAGAAGTACTGAGTGTTAGCCAACAAGAAGAGTGGAGTATGCTTCCTTCTGTCAGCTCATACCATAAGAAGAGGCTCAAACTCAAGAGCATGCCTCTGTTCTTTCATAGCCCTGTACAATGCTGCTTGACATGAACGCAACAAGGCAGCACTGTAAAGAAGCTGAAAGCACAGAGATACAGTCAGGTCCAGAAAAGTGGTGCTGCTTGACCAAGAGAACAAAAGCAAGTGGTGAAAAGAACATAGGAAAGGTCTCCCATCTCTACCCCTCCATCCCAACTTGAGTAGTAAATACACAAGAAAACGCAGCCAGAGAGAACCTACCAAGAGCCAGCCCCAAATTCATTGGGAGTAACTGAGTTCACAGTGATCTGGCTCAAAGTACACAGACAAGCAAGAACAAAATTCACTGATGAATCCAAAAAAGGGCAGATTACAACGCAGTGAAGAtccaaaaagacaagaatgaaCACGCACCCACAGAAAAGCATGCAGGGAAAGAGagactgcagaacagcagtACAGAAGTGAGGTTTCAGAGGGGAAACGACAAAATGGGTTTCCCCCATACCTCATTGAGTGCACACATCCGTGCAATGGAGCCGATGTTGTTGGTGATGGTTATCAAGGTGGCCTTGGCCAGGTCCTCTTTGCTGACAGACTCCCTCTTCTCCTTGCTCATCATGTTTCCAAAACTGTTTAGAAAGTTTTAGGATTAAAGGTCTACTTGCATcaaaattccagaaaaaaaatgggatttGCTGAGTTAACTCAAATGATACAGGGCTAGTGTGAAAGAATTAGTAGTCTTAAGACATGCACGTTTGGTTTTTCGTTGCTGCACAACCTGTGCTGAGAACAACCCAGCAGTGACCACCATTACCTGGATGCTACGGCCCAGCCTGGCAGCCCGAACCGCTCGTAGTCTCCTCCATAGATGTCCCGCACCAACTTGTCCACTTTGGTGCTGTCCCCATGGGATGCCATCTCCATGGCCTCTTCAAAGGTGGAGCAACCCgtgagaaggcagcagagcccaAAGAAGGTTCCCCCTCCGAGACTGCGatggaaagcagaaggaaagttGTTCACTGGGGTACAGAGGCAGTTATTCAAAGCTTTGGGAAACACGATGTGCTGCTCACTTTATTGTGTAAACGCACCATTAACAATGTTTAATAGGAGTAAGACCTGTGCCAAGGGGTTTTAGCAATGCTCATTTTCATGAAATTCAGGGAAGCTTACAGCCACAAAGCTCTTTGGCTTCAATGGGCAACAACAGTCACATTTTCAATGCAGCtgtccacagaatcacagaaacaccaaggttggaaaagacctacaagatcatccgttcaaccatccacctatcaccaatagttctcactaaaccatattcctcaacacaaaatccaaacattccttaaCGTTCAGAAGCTGTCTGGGGAGCTAAGATTGTCCCAGCACATCTGCTGAACTGACTGAAGCTAAACGTTGTCAATATTTGGGTAAATACCAAGATAAGGGGTCTCTGATACACCCAGTTAATTCCTGCAGCAGGATAGCTGAGAAAGCAGCTTCTAAAGATGCCTGTTGCAGTAAGGAGGCTGAAACATGAAATTCAAATTTCCAGGAGGAATCTTTGTTGGCAGAGATGAGGGACTGCAGTAAAAGCTGCAGTGTGACATTCAACTCAGCACTTTCGATGCAACTTGCTCCCAAAAGCACAATGCAGAAACATACTGCAGGCTGAAACAAAATCCAAAGTGAATGCAGCCCGTTGCAGCACTCACCTGGTGCCCGTCACCCATCTGTAGTTTTCCTTTGAGTACACAGCCAAAATGCTGACCCCTGAGCCAATGTTCACCAAAAGGAGAGGGTATGGATTCTCCAAGTTGAACGGGAGCTTCTGACACCGTTCGGTGTCGGTTGGGTGTTCAAAATAGTAGCACTCTGAATGGCCATTGAACCCAACAGAATCGATGTACAGAACTCCTTTAATAAGGCAGTCGAGCTCATCTAGCTTACGAAGCTGAAGGTCACCCATctggcagggaaaaaaagaatattcaagTAGTTAGGGATGGGAGCATTGATGCTCACTGCCAGCTAAATCCAGCTATCTCCATTCCTCCCTATGGGGACAGAGAGAGAAGTGCAGATGACAGCAGGGCTGCGTCTCACCCCCTGAGGACTGCTGACTGTCCTGGCCCTGAAGTGGAGGGCAATAAACAACTTGAGCCATTGGTGGAAGCCAGGAGAATCCAATCCCATTGGGACTTGGAGGGACtggcaaaaaaagcaaaggaaatttaAACAAAGCTTAAGTGTTTGACTTCNNNNNNNNNNNNNNNNNNNNNNNNNNNNNNNNNNNNNNNNNNNNNNNNNNNNNNNNNNNNNNNNNNNNNNNNNNNNNNNNNNNNNNNNNNNNNNNNNNNNtcttttttcttttttgcacttTTTCTGATCCTCTTTGTTTGGGGAGGAACGCATCTCCCATTCCCAAAACCCTTTGCACTGTGCGTAGTAGGGTTTTGCTATCCCTCTAACAAAGCACAGCTGGACCCGTGAGCCATTCCCCATTGTGCATATGGggtttgttgttctttttttcccattccccCCCCTACCTttggcaggagctgtgcatTACATACAGCTCTGGCACACTCCCCGCCTTTGATCTGGAGCTTCCTGCCTGCACAACGTGTTCAGCAGCACGCGAGCAGGGACGCGGACAGGGCTGTTTGCCTCTCCTCATCTCCCCCCTTTATTTCATCCTATAAATCTTGCAGGAGGTGTACTCTGGCTTCCAGGTGTTGGGACACATTTTGTGGGATGCGGGGTGAAATAATGTAAGGTTTTGCATGATATGCTCGCAATGGGACTGAGGCTCATTCGTGGGCTTTTTTTTGCAGGACAGTAAAATGCAAGTTTTTAATACTTCTTCAATATTGGATTCAGTATTGAAATCTTtattagaatcataaaatcattaggATTGGAAAATACCACTaagatcatagagtccaacTGCTGACTCTttaccaccatgcccactatcCCACGATTAAGGTTGGAGcagacctctaagatcaccaagtccaactgttgacccatcaccaccatgcccactagtactttttcttatgtttctcCAAGCTATCCACCCCCCCCCTCCCATTCATACATTCGGTTTAATAGTGAAACTGCAGCCTGAGTTCATagcagtgcttttatttttttatgatggGTGTAAACAGAGCAGCCTCGAGCAGTGCTGGGTTAGTGGGGCGATGGCCTCTGTTGCTGTGCTCACAAAGGCTCCAGCTGATGCCTCTGCAGTACAATGCCATCTGTagcaaaaattaaacaaatttgGCCTGGAGCCTGGAAAGACAACAAACTTTTGGCCTCAGATAACTCAGGGCCATAGCTCCCAGCAAATGGAGTGCTTGAGGGCAAAGTGGAAGGAACTCAAAATGCAGTAATTGGTGTATTTAGAGGGGGGAGGGCAGTGCTGACATTGCCGTGGTGTGTGCCTGATGCATCTTCATAGAACCATATCACCaaatggattgggttggaagggaacttaaaCTCATCCAGTCCCAGGGCTTTTAGCAATGATGGATCAAAATTCCCAGCCATCCTGAGGGCTTCTGTGCTTGTGGATCCCCCTCTCTGCACCTCTTCATGGAATCGTTTCGGTTGGATAAGACCTTTGGGATCAGCGAGTCCAAGCCAACCCCACGGCAGCTGTAGTAGAGAGGATGCACTGCGCGGCCCATCCCACTCCCTGCACCACAGGACCTTGGTGGAGCTGCTCAAAGAACATCTGCAATGGGACAGCAGAAGGCATTGCTGCAGCAACGCAACCTCCTCTCCGACCCTGCCCCTCGCCTGCTACCTCAAAGATCCACATGGCCCCATTCCATGGATGCACCCAGTGGGCATCCTGCGGCCATCCCAGCATTGATGTGACCTCAACGCAAAGCTTTTGCTCTTGGCTCCTCTGTGGTTCCCATGGAAAGCATGCGTCAGAGCACAGAGGGCAGGGTTTTGGGGAATTCCCCTTGCACTCGGGTGTATCAGAGCACGGGggttctgtttatttttgtttcctgcaaTGGCTCATCGAGAAGTCATCGTTTGTTGATGTGTGATAACCTTCCTTTGCTTCCGATGTCCCTGTGCTGTGGCACAGACTTTGCCTGGGGAGTGACCTGGCGTGCTTTGGGTTGGGAAACTCAAGGCTGGAGGTGATGCGGGGAAAACTCAGCaaggatgggctctgagcagctgatggagctgtggatgtccctgtttgttgcaaGGGAGTGGCaccagatggcttttaagggtcccttccaactcaaaccattctgtgattctatgacagaaagcagcagcactggtgtATGGTTGTTGCCCATTGTTGTGCCTGACAGCCATGCTAAAAATTCGTTTTTTAACCTGAAAAGTGGGAGTGCTAAGTGTCCTCTCCGCATCCAGGGATGTGTGGTACCCAGGTGCTCAGTGGGACTGGAGTTGCATTGTTCTggtgctcagagctgctttttcctctccatcaCACCTGCAAGTAACCCAGGCTTGCGTGTCCTTAAGCCCTCATTAATTCACTGATATCTGCAAGTGGTTGAACCTCAGTGCTTCATGAGGATGGATCAACACAGGGTTGTGATACCGGTGAACGTACCCAGACCTCAGTGTGCCCCAAACCTGGATGCACACCCGGACAGCGAGAGGTAATGACCTCATGTTGTGCTGGGGAGGGTAGGTTGGATACTAGAAAAAACTTTTCcaagagtggtaatgcattggaacaggctgttcAGGGTGTAGAGGGGTCACCTTCCCTGGAGttgttccagaaccatggggatgtggcactggggggaCATGATGAATGGACGTGGTGGGGTGGGTGGGgctgggcttggggatcttTGTGCTCTTTTCTGACCTGAATGATTCATAAAGTGGCCTTGGATGTCTCAGTGCTGGAGCTGACACCTTGCTCATCCGGCTTAAAGTTCGCTGTCAAAGCACAAGGAGCACACAtggtttgttttgcagctttcgTGCTCCCTGCATCACTGCTTTTGTGAGCAGGACGAGACCGGAGCAAAGGGCTCGTTTGTTTCCATGCTCTCTCCTTCTGCTCTGCGAATGTGGGAAGCAGCCAAGCCCTGCTCCGTCTGGTTTTTATTACCGTGGAGGATCAGGCTGCAGGGATCAGGCTGCTTTTAACTCACAAAGCACCCGGCAGGAAACCACGCCAGTTCCCAAGCAGCgagagagaaactgaaagctGTCGGCCAGGAGATCAGCCTTGAGTTTATTTTTGCCATTTCCCAACACTGGTGCTCCGGCTGCTTGGAAATAGCGGAGTGTTTCACAGCTCCCTGGCTGGGAAGAgcattttttggggaaaaaaagaaaccaacaacaaacaactgTGGGGCTGGAGCGGAGCAGGGAGGTGGATTTTGACCTATCTGGCAGAATGGAAGGCAAAAGGTAAGAGGGTGGGTATGCAAATATCCCATCCGATGGGGTTTGGGGAACCCTGGTTCATCCTGGTTGGTGCATTAATCATAGAGTTATTAAGGCTGGAAATGATTACTAAAGTCCGCAAGtccaacccaccccaccccaccatgcccactgaccatggccctcagtgccacatctccactgttcttgagcacctccagggacagtgaccaccaggacaaggcgcctgttccaatgcattaccactctcttggagaagaaatgtttgcttATGTCCAACCTGAAAATGCAACCATTGAATATCCAGCCATTCAGTGCATCCTGTCACTGGAATGGCTCCTCCTGCTTGAAACAATATCGCGGCGCTGGGTCGGGATCACATTCAGCTCCTCTCTGCTCAGAGCCGTTTTGCAAACGAGCAAATATTTCTGCCTGCCTTTAAAGATGCGCTTTTGCCATTGTTCTGCAGAAAGCCCTCAGCTGGGCTGGGCTTCCCCCGGGGCAGTATCCTGGCAGATTGGTTATGAAGGCAGCTGcgtttttagtttttcttttgtttcccttttgtGAGCTCAGCTGAGCATGTACACACGGAGAGGAACAAAAGCCGGCCCTGATCTGCGCCGGTGCGTGCCCGGCAGCTGGCATAAAAGAGAGGGTGGTCCGGGCTGAAATTGTGGATGGAATGGGTTAGCTTTCTTCTTTTGGACGGAAATTTGGATGTTTTGTATCTTGTACCTGTGCGTGCAAACCCATAGTGCTGGTGTGAATCTGTGCTCCCACTCtttccccacttttttttttcttttttggagtaTCGCTGCAGGGAACTTGCTTTACTagtggggttggactggatgatcctgagatccttccaacccctacggttctgtgattctgtaatttccaGCCAGATCAGCCCAAAGCTCACACCTCAAAGAACAGCAGAGGCTGAATTTACACAACCCCTCAAAAGTCCACCCCAAAGCAGATGGGACACTGGTACAGCATCCCCCAGATGGGTTCCAGCCCCGTGGATGTACTGCAAATGCCCCTTCCCCTCATCCAAAGGGCTTTCAGCGcgggctgtgctctgcttttgttgacATCTGGTTGGAAACTTCTTAAATCCGCTGGCGAGGGGGTAATTCTAATCCCTCTCAATGAGATCAGCGGATTAGTGTCTTATAAAATGGGAGGATTAGCTTGAGccatttttgctttatttttttttcccttcctttctgtgCAGCATTGGGTCATTGCCGTACCGCTACTAAGAGAGATGGGGGGCTTTGCACTTTAAAAAGCCGAACGAAATTATGCGATTTTTCACAAACCAAAGCATTGAAAAGTATATCTTTAATCCTCGCCCGTGATCCCCATGGATTTTTGTGCAGTGTCGGGGTTTTTTTAGCACGTCGGCATCGCACTGCGTTAAGTCACTCAACTGCGGATGG
Above is a window of Meleagris gallopavo isolate NT-WF06-2002-E0010 breed Aviagen turkey brand Nicholas breeding stock chromosome 4, Turkey_5.1, whole genome shotgun sequence DNA encoding:
- the LOC100539295 gene encoding pantothenate kinase 2, mitochondrial, which gives rise to MGLDSPGFHQWLKLFIALHFRARTVSSPQGMGDLQLRKLDELDCLIKGVLYIDSVGFNGHSECYYFEHPTDTERCQKLPFNLENPYPLLLVNIGSGVSILAVYSKENYRWVTGTSLGGGTFFGLCCLLTGCSTFEEAMEMASHGDSTKVDKLVRDIYGGDYERFGLPGWAVASSFGNMMSKEKRESVSKEDLAKATLITITNNIGSIARMCALNENINRVVFVGNFLRINTISMRLLAYALDYWSKGQLKALFLEHEGYFGAVGALLELLDSA